The genomic interval ACTACGTGCAAATATCTCAACACCCAACTCATCCTCCAGTAAGCGGATCTGCTTACTTATACCTGGCTGAGATGTGTACAATACTTGAGCTGTTGCGGACACATTTAGGTCATGATGCGCTACTTCCCAGATGTAACGCAATTGCTGTAGCTTCATAAGCCCTCCAGGCTCATCACCCTGCTGTGATTCAGGTTATATATAGAAAACTATTTATTCTCTAAAACAATAGTAGCATTTTCTAGATTATGCTACTTCGCATTATTTACTCATTAGTTATAACGTTAGACTACTTTTCTGGTATTTACGTTATATGATTTAAATTATAGACCCTCCCTCAGGCAGGCGGTAGGTAAAAAATAGACAGGTACTGACGCCTTTCGAAGAACCTTACCTGCCACAGAACCTATCATAGCCTCCCCATCACCCTGACCACTGTGGCTACCAATAACGATAAGATCACTTCTACACTGACGCGCGTGCTTGATGATAATGTCACTAGGAGGGCCTATCTCGACGATCACATCACTGATAGTAAATTTGTTTGGCATCTCATCAATCTCTACTTTAAGGCTGTCGAGCACTTGCTGTCTTATGTGCTCCATTACCTGAGGCATCCCTGAATTACGAAGATGTTTTTGATCATCAGGAGTCATGTAAATAGAGAGTATACTCTCCGCAAAAACTCCCATGGGCTCTATCGCATGTACCAGGTCTACCCTGGCACCTGTACTGTGGGCCAAAACGGAAAGTTGGCTCATCAGATAAGGGTTATAAATACCTAGGTCAGTCGCAAACAATATCCGATTAATCATGGCTACATCGCTATGCCAATTACCTGATAAGCATAGCAGGAGATTTTACGTCTATACTTCTGTTAACACATGAAAGGAGCCTGTTATGACTGATAAATTACTAACTACAACTGACGTATCTCAGCTATTAGATGTTAGCGAGGTTACCGTTAAGCGCTGGGCAAGAGAGCATCTAATTAAAAGCGTCAAGCAAGGTAGTGAGCTGGTTTTCCCAGAAGAGGATGTTTTGAAATATAAAGAAATCCATGACCGATTAAAAAAATAAACAACATAATGCAAATATGGACATAGGACTTTAATTCATACCAACAACTGAACTATCATAGCGCCTATTCGTAATGCATTTTCGGAATATAGAGCGCTATGACCAACAATCGGGTTGAAGATTTAAATATTGAGCGTACAGAAACGCTTACCACTCCAGAACAGCTTAAGCAAAGCTTACCAATCTCGGAAAAGGCCCTGCAATCAGTTGAGGCCGGCCGCGAGGCAGTAAAAAACATCTTAGACAGGAAAGACCCTCGCTTGTTTTTGGTGCTTGGCCCCTGCTCTATTCACGATGTAAAAGCAGCAAAAGAATATGCTGAACGCTTAAAAGATCTCGCAGCCAAAGTAAGCGACACTCTTCTGCTTGTAATGAGAGTTTATTTCGAGAAGCCTCGCACCACTGTTGGATGGAAAGGATTAATTAATGATCCGTATTTAAACGACAGCTTCAAAATTGAAGATGGTCTCCACATCTCGCGCAAGCTTCTAATTGATCTTGCAGAGCTTGGCCTGCCTCTTTCAACCGAAGCACTTGACCCTATTTCACCACAGTATATGCAGGATCTAATTAGCTGGTCTGCTATTGGGGCACGCACAACTGAGAGCCAAACTCACAGAGAAATGGCAAGCGGCCTTTCTTGTGCCGTCGGATTCAAAAATGGAACCGATGGAAGCCTAACGGTGGCGATCAATGCTCTTCAGTCCACCGCCAACCCTCACCGTTTTCTGGGGATCAATGGTGATGGGCAGGTAAGTGTAGTCACCACAAAAGGTAATGAGTATGGGCACGTGGTGCTGCGCGGCGGCGGCGGCAAACCTAACTACGATTCTGTTAGTGTTGCACTCTGCGAGCAAGAACTGGAGAAAGCCGGAGTTGCCAGCAATATCATGGTAGATTGCAGTCACGCAAACTCAAACAAAGACCCAGGTCTTCAACCGCTAGTTATGGATAATGTGACAAATCAAA from Bermanella marisrubri carries:
- a CDS encoding universal stress protein; the protein is MINRILFATDLGIYNPYLMSQLSVLAHSTGARVDLVHAIEPMGVFAESILSIYMTPDDQKHLRNSGMPQVMEHIRQQVLDSLKVEIDEMPNKFTISDVIVEIGPPSDIIIKHARQCRSDLIVIGSHSGQGDGEAMIGSVAGKVLRKASVPVYFLPTACLREGL
- a CDS encoding helix-turn-helix domain-containing protein, encoding MTDKLLTTTDVSQLLDVSEVTVKRWAREHLIKSVKQGSELVFPEEDVLKYKEIHDRLKK
- a CDS encoding 3-deoxy-7-phosphoheptulonate synthase; the protein is MTNNRVEDLNIERTETLTTPEQLKQSLPISEKALQSVEAGREAVKNILDRKDPRLFLVLGPCSIHDVKAAKEYAERLKDLAAKVSDTLLLVMRVYFEKPRTTVGWKGLINDPYLNDSFKIEDGLHISRKLLIDLAELGLPLSTEALDPISPQYMQDLISWSAIGARTTESQTHREMASGLSCAVGFKNGTDGSLTVAINALQSTANPHRFLGINGDGQVSVVTTKGNEYGHVVLRGGGGKPNYDSVSVALCEQELEKAGVASNIMVDCSHANSNKDPGLQPLVMDNVTNQILEGNKSIVGLMIESNLQFGNQKIPSNLDDLEYGKSITDGCISWEQTEEAVLKMRDKLKDVIAKR